The nucleotide sequence CATTGCCGGCGGCCGGTTTCAGCTCAACGGCCAGCAGTATACGCTGGCCACCAACAACAACGGCAACGCCCTGCACGGCGGCCTCCGCGGCTTCGACAAGGTGCTGTGGCAGGCCGAGCCCGGCAGCAGCCCCGCCGGCCCGACGCTGCGCCTGACCTACCTGAGCCCCAACGGCGAGGAAGGCTACCCTGGCAATTTGCGCGTAACGGTGACCTACACGCTCACCCACGACAACGCCCTGCAGCTCGACTACACCGCCATCACCGACCAGGCCACGCCCGTCAACCTCACCAACCACACCTATTTCAATCTGGCGCTGGGGCGTAATGCGGACGTGCTGAACCACGAAGTGCAGTTAGCGGCTGACCGTTACACGGTGGTGAATGACAGCCAGATTCCGACCGGCGAGCAGCGCCCGGTGGCCGGTACGCCCTTCGACTTCACCGCACCCCAGGCCATCGGCAGCCGGATTGCGCAGGTGCCCGGCGGCTACGACCACAACTGGGTGTTGCGCCAGCCCGCCGGCCTGCACCCGGCAGCTTCCGTGTACGAGCCCACCACCGGCCGCACGCTGGAGGTAACCACCAGCCAGCCCGGCGTGCAGTTCTACACCGCCAATTTTCTGGATGGCTCTCTGACCGGCAAAGCCGGCATTACCTACGGCCAGCACGCCGGCCTGTGCCTGGAAACCCAGCATTTCCCCGATTCGCCCAACCAGCCCACGTTCCCGAACACCATCCTGGAGCCGGGCCAGACGTTTTCCGCCACCACCGTCTACCGCTTTGGCGTGCGCTCTAAATAAAACAGGCACCCGCTACGGCCGTACCGACGACTCGCGGGGCAGCAGCTGGGGCGGCAGCACCACGCGGCGGGGCTGATGCTCGACGGTGCCTACTTCCAGAATCTCCAGAAACAGCCGCACCGCTTCCTGGCCCATTTGCTCGCAGCGCTGGTCTACGGAAGTCAGGCGAGGCTCGGTGAAGGAGGTGAAGATTTCGTTGCTGAAGCCGGCCAGCAGCATATCCTGCGGCACTTGCAGGCCATGCGCCTTAAGCGTTTGCAGCGCCCCGACCAGAGAAAAGTCGCTGGCCGAGAACAGGCCGTCGGGGCGCTGGGCGGGCGGCAAAGCCAGCAGCTGGGCCATGCCGGCGGTGCCGTCGGCCAGCTTCATGTCGGAGGTGATGACGAGGGCGTCGTCTTCGGGCAGGCCGTAGGTGTTCAGGGCTGCCAGGTAGCCCAGGCGGCGGTTGCGGTAGATGTTCAGGTGCTGGGGGCCGGCAA is from Hymenobacter yonginensis and encodes:
- a CDS encoding aldose epimerase family protein, coding for MAASISSTNPAASAGQPEPVRVTDFGRTAEGATAQLYTLRNAHGLQVSITNYGGTITQLLVPDRAGQLSDVVLGFDSLAGYQSPAYRKAGPYFGALIGRYANRIAGGRFQLNGQQYTLATNNNGNALHGGLRGFDKVLWQAEPGSSPAGPTLRLTYLSPNGEEGYPGNLRVTVTYTLTHDNALQLDYTAITDQATPVNLTNHTYFNLALGRNADVLNHEVQLAADRYTVVNDSQIPTGEQRPVAGTPFDFTAPQAIGSRIAQVPGGYDHNWVLRQPAGLHPAASVYEPTTGRTLEVTTSQPGVQFYTANFLDGSLTGKAGITYGQHAGLCLETQHFPDSPNQPTFPNTILEPGQTFSATTVYRFGVRSK